The Nitrospiraceae bacterium genome window below encodes:
- a CDS encoding ABC transporter ATP-binding protein, whose product MPHRPPNLVATNLVFALERVGFSYGVDRGGADLSPLEAVWRNLSFSVMRGEILGIIGPNGVGKSTLLRCLAGLLHPTQGRIRLLERDLSTIGRRELARLVAYVPQDVAAPFSYSVRDMVLMGRFPHRPAGTFWLPGWESTEDYEKATQAMADLELLPLADRPIDALSAGERQRVCLARALAQESHVLLLDEPTAFLDLHHQLEMCRLLCRIRRDKQLTIVMVSHDLNLAGQYCDRLLLLDGGQAVGPDRPTAILQASTLSKAFGCPVLVDLHPETGQPRIGLPGPTI is encoded by the coding sequence ATGCCACACCGCCCACCCAACCTCGTCGCCACGAACTTGGTGTTTGCACTCGAACGAGTCGGATTCTCCTACGGCGTCGACCGTGGGGGGGCTGATCTCTCGCCGCTGGAGGCGGTCTGGCGGAACCTCTCCTTTAGCGTCATGCGTGGCGAGATCCTGGGGATTATTGGTCCCAACGGTGTGGGCAAGAGCACGCTCTTGCGCTGCCTGGCCGGACTACTGCACCCGACACAGGGGCGCATCAGGCTGCTGGAGCGGGACCTCTCCACGATCGGTCGGCGGGAACTCGCTCGGCTGGTCGCCTACGTCCCGCAGGATGTCGCCGCCCCGTTTTCCTACTCCGTGCGGGATATGGTGCTGATGGGTCGGTTTCCGCATCGTCCCGCCGGCACCTTCTGGCTCCCAGGCTGGGAATCGACTGAAGACTATGAGAAAGCAACCCAGGCCATGGCGGATCTCGAACTCTTGCCTCTGGCCGACCGTCCGATCGACGCCCTGTCGGCCGGCGAGCGGCAACGAGTGTGCCTCGCTCGCGCGCTGGCCCAGGAAAGTCATGTGCTGCTGCTGGATGAACCGACCGCATTTCTTGATCTGCATCACCAGTTGGAGATGTGTCGTCTGCTTTGCCGCATCAGGCGGGACAAGCAGCTCACGATTGTCATGGTTTCGCACGATTTGAACCTGGCCGGTCAGTATTGCGATCGCCTGTTGCTGCTCGACGGTGGGCAGGCTGTGGGACCGGACCGACCCACGGCGATCCTGCAGGCCTCGACCTTGAGCAAGGCGTTCGGTTGCCCGGTGTTGGTTGATCTGCATCCCGAGACGGGGCAGCCGCGCATCGGATTGCCGGGCCCGACGATATGA
- a CDS encoding TonB-dependent receptor, with product MKYATFGLRLSAVMLCFPGVWGSAVFAQEEAPIEAKEVVVSSTRLPDTPIEARELPAKVTVITSEDIKKTGAKTVQEAVQWSTGIVMYDQVGNAFQQSIDMRGFNGQPVPSTVVFVDGQRINEPDFNVVNFDLIPVESIERIEILPGNAAIYGKNALGGVINIITKRGAEKRQVAGETTFGSFNRQRYNLTASGPIGKFDYFATFSRETEDGFRDQSDARISRLFGKIGYRPTENTDLALSYTYVQSHLLQAGSLPLSLAAFNRRANFTPGDFDDKETNVVRFTGRQALPFGFALNVNGFYRHLQQDLFTVGQTSLSTSYNKTESKGGTAQLTQESSPLGFRNLLVLGSEYTRNDFGNRLLGSFSGFPFSNLGSTNQDSAGLYVQDTFHLTPHLILTGGARYDHDQIGFGDNITPTNDGAKRFSRTTSRGGVTYLLTPATSLYFNYSEGFRVPTINELFALGPFGSNPNLRPVKTKNYEIGVRQSIGTWGEGAVSVFQIDTRDEILFTCRLCDFSFGDGQNRNVDQTRRRGVEGTLKARFNQYVDGILNYTFTEAEYRTAFNLDSARRVEVGDSLPQVPKHRLSLTANMHPVDGLTVSLIGLYVSTQFFLNDESNVQPRLPGYFMLNSRIAYERAVPGGRLTGFLMVNNLLDQKYSTMGIISSNVLTGGGALERFVMPAPGIALYGGLSYRFETF from the coding sequence GTGAAGTACGCGACGTTTGGGTTACGTCTGTCCGCTGTTATGCTGTGTTTTCCGGGAGTGTGGGGATCTGCGGTGTTTGCGCAGGAGGAAGCCCCCATTGAGGCCAAGGAGGTCGTCGTGTCCAGTACGCGACTGCCGGATACGCCGATCGAAGCCCGGGAATTGCCCGCCAAAGTTACCGTCATCACCTCCGAGGACATCAAGAAGACCGGTGCCAAGACGGTACAGGAGGCCGTGCAATGGTCGACCGGCATCGTTATGTACGATCAGGTCGGCAATGCCTTCCAGCAGAGTATCGATATGCGCGGGTTCAACGGCCAACCGGTGCCCTCGACCGTGGTCTTCGTGGACGGGCAGCGCATCAACGAACCGGATTTCAACGTCGTCAATTTCGACCTCATCCCGGTCGAATCGATCGAGCGGATTGAAATTCTCCCGGGCAATGCCGCGATTTACGGCAAGAACGCGCTCGGCGGTGTCATCAACATCATCACGAAGCGCGGCGCCGAGAAACGGCAGGTCGCCGGTGAGACGACCTTCGGCAGCTTCAACCGGCAACGGTACAACTTGACGGCCAGTGGGCCGATCGGGAAGTTCGACTACTTTGCTACGTTCAGCCGGGAGACGGAAGACGGATTTCGGGACCAATCCGATGCCAGGATTTCCCGCCTCTTCGGGAAGATCGGGTATCGACCGACGGAGAATACCGACCTCGCCCTCTCCTATACGTATGTGCAGAGTCATCTGCTGCAAGCCGGTTCGTTGCCGCTGAGTCTGGCCGCCTTCAATCGGCGCGCCAATTTCACGCCCGGTGATTTCGACGACAAGGAAACCAACGTGGTGCGGTTCACCGGCCGCCAGGCACTGCCGTTCGGTTTTGCGCTGAACGTCAATGGCTTCTATCGGCACCTCCAGCAGGACCTGTTTACGGTCGGTCAGACGTCACTCAGCACGAGCTACAACAAGACCGAATCCAAGGGTGGCACCGCCCAGCTGACGCAGGAGTCCTCGCCGCTGGGTTTCCGCAACCTGCTGGTGCTCGGCAGCGAATACACCAGAAACGATTTTGGGAACCGGTTGCTGGGATCGTTCTCAGGGTTTCCGTTTTCCAACCTGGGTTCGACCAATCAGGACAGTGCGGGACTCTATGTCCAGGACACGTTTCACCTGACGCCACACCTCATTCTGACCGGTGGCGCCCGGTATGATCACGACCAGATCGGCTTCGGAGATAACATCACGCCCACGAACGACGGGGCGAAGCGGTTCAGCCGTACGACTAGTCGAGGTGGCGTGACCTATCTGCTCACGCCGGCGACGAGCCTGTATTTCAACTACAGCGAAGGATTTCGCGTGCCCACGATCAACGAGCTCTTTGCGCTCGGGCCGTTCGGGTCAAATCCGAATCTGCGGCCGGTGAAGACCAAGAACTATGAGATCGGGGTCAGGCAGTCGATCGGGACCTGGGGAGAAGGGGCTGTCTCGGTATTTCAGATCGACACGCGGGATGAGATTCTGTTCACGTGTCGTTTGTGCGATTTCAGTTTCGGAGACGGCCAGAACCGTAACGTCGATCAGACCCGCCGGCGTGGCGTCGAGGGAACTTTGAAGGCGAGATTCAATCAATATGTGGACGGGATCCTGAACTACACATTTACCGAGGCTGAGTACCGCACGGCCTTCAATCTGGATTCTGCGAGAAGGGTGGAGGTCGGTGACAGTTTGCCGCAGGTACCGAAGCATCGCCTGAGTCTGACCGCCAACATGCACCCCGTCGATGGTCTGACCGTGTCCCTGATCGGGTTGTACGTGAGCACGCAGTTTTTCTTGAACGACGAAAGTAACGTTCAGCCGCGCTTGCCCGGCTATTTCATGCTGAACAGCCGCATTGCCTATGAGCGGGCGGTGCCGGGCGGGCGCTTGACCGGGTTCCTGATGGTCAACAATTTGCTCGACCAAAAGTACTCGACCATGGGTATTATTTCATCGAACGTCCTGACGGGAGGCGGCGCCCTCGAGCGTTTCGTGATGCCCGCGCCGGGCATCGCGCTCTACGGCGGCCTCAGCTATCGCTTCGAAACCTTCTGA